From one Drosophila subpulchrella strain 33 F10 #4 breed RU33 chromosome 3L, RU_Dsub_v1.1 Primary Assembly, whole genome shotgun sequence genomic stretch:
- the LOC119555089 gene encoding uracil phosphoribosyltransferase homolog isoform X2 — protein MCTGSPVVPAATLEEIEAEYGSNLKLLECNSQVAELLTILRDKNTTRSDFKFYADRLIRLVIEESLNQLPYTHCDVETPTGAIYEGLKYRSGNCGVSIIRSGEAMEQGLRDCCRSIRIGGI, from the exons ATGTGTACCGGCTCGCCAGTTGTGCCCGCTGCCACATTGGAGGAGATAGAGGCTGAGTATGGGAGCAACCTCAAGCTCCTCGAGTGCAATTCCCAGGTGGCAGAGCTTCTGACCATCCTGCGCGACAA AAACACCACCCGCAGCGACTTCAAGTTCTATGCCGACCGACTGATCCGACTGGTCATAGAGGAGTCCCTTAACCAGCTTCCATACACTCACTGCGACGTAGAGACCCCCACTGGAGCTATTTACGAGGGCCTAAAGTATCGCTCTGGGAACTGCGGAGTGTCCATCATACGATCCGGAGAGGCCATGGAGCAGGGTCTACGGGATTGCTGTCGCTCCATTCGCATAG GTGGCATTTGA
- the LOC119555090 gene encoding mitotic spindle assembly checkpoint protein MAD2A, with translation MSTAQATKNCITLKGSAQIIVEYLKYGINSILFQRGIYPAEDFDNTQQYGLTILMSKDPKIQTFLQNVLSQTEEWLSKNMINKISMVITNAHTKEVLECWDFKMQAEMGDGDTSDPAKLTTTKELSRIQNEIRDVMRQISATVSYLPLLDCICTFDVMIHTLQNTELPAKWDETGAIIIQNSQAVQLRSFSTGLHKVDTVVNYKMTS, from the exons ATGTCCACGGCTCAGGCAACCAAGAACTGCATCACCCTAAAGGGCTCCGCTCAGATAATTGTGGAATATCTGA AGTATGGCATCAACTCTATACTTTTTCAACGAGGAATTTACCCCGCCGAAGACTTTGACAACACCCAACAATATGGACTTACCATTCTGATGTCCAAGGATCCCAAGATCCAGACTTTTTTGCAGAACGTACTCAGCCAAACGGAAG AATGGCTATCCAAGAACATGATCAACAAGATTTCCATGGTCATCACCAATGCTCACACCAAGGAGGTCCTCGAGTGCTGGGACTTTAAGATGCAGGCTGAAATGGGAGACGGTGACACTAGCGATCCCGCCAAGCTTACGACCACCAAGGAGCTAAGTCGCATTCAGAACGAGATTCGCGACGTCATGCGGCAAATATCTGCCACCGTCAGTTATCTTCCACTGCTCGACTGCATCTGCACTTTTGACGTGATGATCCACACCTTGCAAAACACAGAACTACCTGCCAAGTGGGACGAAACCGGAGCCATTATCATCCAGAACTCCCAGGCCGTCCAGCTGCGCTCCTTCTCCACAGGACTCCACAAGGTGGACACCGTGGTCAACTACAAGATGACCTCCTAG
- the LOC119552833 gene encoding uncharacterized protein LOC119552833 isoform X1, which produces MSKQWKINSLSLLQCLAALLCAHSTHAANIASTAATSPASSNIRLLNATSDGVATTFIDNTNSNTHNVQNNEAAAAASFEQQPPQQQPMLQYAHISPLDKEVVERLIKQWAPIVWLAPEEKFMPLGVEEFLQNVHPMDKDSSFRPGMPFREYSTKSHLVTNNEVQELLENDKSFLYGRNPNEKPVPIYGVVTMCPSRREPIMPVVPTPPPVSTRAAYIPVSIDPLEERNDTVRRSSRLFPLFQRVKREATVDTNYTPLNQYEELVLEPTQKPQIESDPEQETESGVPVNNFIANLADNVKFSGGTDPGDNLEENSIGQAPEQEANTGKGKLPGFHVTYWMFYPYSQGKTMCTVSLGPLGRIPFPAVYGYCLGNRKDIGSHVGDWEHMSLYFNGDAEPQAMYVSAHDAGAYYSYNRLTGSFEFRRQETRKGILQRPNFPKTVTTFKNHPVLFAAKGSHGLWTAPGKHRFVKVARLYDINGFGTPWNTWKDVDISYENLRSYGRSLVPDWLTYRGKWGNPKSHCHPFRRIGLNFCEFTDGPTGIPLKEPHFECGADYR; this is translated from the exons CAGCAAATATTGCAagtacagcagcaacatcgcctgccagcagcaacatcagacTCTTGAATGCAACTTCAGATGGTGTCGCCACCACTTTCATCGACAACACCAACAGTAATACACATAACGTCCAAAACAATGAAGCTGCAGCTGCCGCCTCCTTCGAGCAGCAGCCTCCACAGCAACAACCAATGTTGCAATATGCACATATATCGCCATTAGATAAAGAAGTAG TCGAGCGCCTGATCAAACAGTGGGCACCCATCGTCTGGCTGGCGCCGGAGGAGAAATTCATGCCGCTTGGCGTGGAGGAGTTTCTACAGAATGTCCATCCCATGGACAAGGATAGCAGCTTCCGCCCTGGAATGCCGTTCAGGGAGTACTCCACCAAATCCCATCTAGTCACAAACAATGAGGTACAGGAACTCCTGGAGAACGACAAATCTTTTTTGTACGGACGGAACCCCAATGAGAAGCCGGTGCCCATCTATGGAGTGGTCACCATGTGCCCCTCTAGGAGGGAACCCATAATGCCAGTAGTGCCTACTCCACCACCCGTTAGCACACGTGCTGCTTACATTCCCGTCTCCATTGATCCCCTCGAGGAACGCAATGATACGGTCCGCAGATCCTCCAGACTGTTTCCACTATTTCAGCGTGTTAAACGAGAGGCGACGGTTGATACCAACTACACTCCACTCAATCAGTACGAGGAACTGGTATTGGAACCCACCCAGAAGCCCCAAATAGAATCCGATCCAGAACAGGAGACGGAAAGTGGAGTGCCAGTGAACAATTTCATTGCTAATCTGGCAGATAATGTCAAGTTCAGCGGTGGCACCGATCCCGGTGACAACTTGGAAGAGAACAGTATTGGCCAGGCTCCGGAACAGGAGGCGAATACCGGAAAGGGCAAGCTACCGGGCTTCCATGTAACCTACTGGATGTTCTATCCCTACAGTCAGGGAAAGACCATGTGCACCGTGAGTCTGGGGCCACTTGGCAGGATTCCCTTCCCCGCGGTGTATGGATATTGTCTGGGCAATCGCAAGGATATCGGCAGCCATGTTGGCGACTGGGAGCACATGAGCCTGTATTTCAATGGGGACGCAGAACCCCAGGCCATGTATGTGTCTGCCCACGATGCGGGTGCCTATTACAGCTATAACCGGCTGACGGGATCCTTCGAGTTCCGCCGCCAGGAGACACGCAAAGGTATCTTGCAGCGTCCAAACTTTCCCAAAACGGTGACGACATTCAAGAACCATCCGGTTCTATTTGCCGCCAAGGGTTCACATGGTCTGTGGACAGCACCAGGCAAGCACCGTTTTGTCAAGGTGGCTCGCTTGTATGACATCAATGGGTTTGGAACGCCATGGAACACTTGGAAGGATGTGGATATAAGCTACGAGAACCTGAGATCTTATG GTCGGTCACTGGTTCCTGATTGGCTCACGTATCGAGGCAAATGGGGAAATCCTAAAAGCCATTGTCATCCTTTCCGGCGGATTGGTCTGAATTTCTGTGAATTTACAGACGGACCCACGGGAATACCCCTCAAGGAACCCCACTTTGAATGCGGTGCTGACTATCGTTGA
- the LOC119555089 gene encoding uracil phosphoribosyltransferase homolog isoform X1 — protein sequence MCTGSPVVPAATLEEIEAEYGSNLKLLECNSQVAELLTILRDKNTTRSDFKFYADRLIRLVIEESLNQLPYTHCDVETPTGAIYEGLKYRSGNCGVSIIRSGEAMEQGLRDCCRSIRIGKILVESDANTHEARVVYARFPDDIGSRQVLLMYPIMSTGNTVLQAVNVLREHGVPESCIILSNLFCTPMAARTVVNAFPKLKILTSELHPVAPNHFGQKYFGTD from the exons ATGTGTACCGGCTCGCCAGTTGTGCCCGCTGCCACATTGGAGGAGATAGAGGCTGAGTATGGGAGCAACCTCAAGCTCCTCGAGTGCAATTCCCAGGTGGCAGAGCTTCTGACCATCCTGCGCGACAA AAACACCACCCGCAGCGACTTCAAGTTCTATGCCGACCGACTGATCCGACTGGTCATAGAGGAGTCCCTTAACCAGCTTCCATACACTCACTGCGACGTAGAGACCCCCACTGGAGCTATTTACGAGGGCCTAAAGTATCGCTCTGGGAACTGCGGAGTGTCCATCATACGATCCGGAGAGGCCATGGAGCAGGGTCTACGGGATTGCTGTCGCTCCATTCGCATAGGCAAGATCCTGGTAGAGTCTGATGCAAATACCCATGAAGCTCGAGTGGTCTATGCTCGTTTTCCTGATGACATTGGCAGTAGGCAGGTGCTTCTGATGTACCCAATCATGTCCACTGGCAACACTGTTCTCCAGGCGGTGAATGTCCTGCGCGAACATGGAGTCCCCGAGAGCTGCATCATCCTGTCCAATCTGTTTTGCACTCCCATGGCCGCTCGGACCGTGGTGAACGCCTTTCCCAAGCTGAAGATCCTCACCTCAGAGCTGCATCCCGTGGCCCCCAATCACTTTGGGCAGAAATACTTTGGTACAGACTAG
- the LOC119552833 gene encoding uncharacterized protein LOC119552833 isoform X2, with protein MPLGVEEFLQNVHPMDKDSSFRPGMPFREYSTKSHLVTNNEVQELLENDKSFLYGRNPNEKPVPIYGVVTMCPSRREPIMPVVPTPPPVSTRAAYIPVSIDPLEERNDTVRRSSRLFPLFQRVKREATVDTNYTPLNQYEELVLEPTQKPQIESDPEQETESGVPVNNFIANLADNVKFSGGTDPGDNLEENSIGQAPEQEANTGKGKLPGFHVTYWMFYPYSQGKTMCTVSLGPLGRIPFPAVYGYCLGNRKDIGSHVGDWEHMSLYFNGDAEPQAMYVSAHDAGAYYSYNRLTGSFEFRRQETRKGILQRPNFPKTVTTFKNHPVLFAAKGSHGLWTAPGKHRFVKVARLYDINGFGTPWNTWKDVDISYENLRSYGRSLVPDWLTYRGKWGNPKSHCHPFRRIGLNFCEFTDGPTGIPLKEPHFECGADYR; from the exons ATGCCGCTTGGCGTGGAGGAGTTTCTACAGAATGTCCATCCCATGGACAAGGATAGCAGCTTCCGCCCTGGAATGCCGTTCAGGGAGTACTCCACCAAATCCCATCTAGTCACAAACAATGAGGTACAGGAACTCCTGGAGAACGACAAATCTTTTTTGTACGGACGGAACCCCAATGAGAAGCCGGTGCCCATCTATGGAGTGGTCACCATGTGCCCCTCTAGGAGGGAACCCATAATGCCAGTAGTGCCTACTCCACCACCCGTTAGCACACGTGCTGCTTACATTCCCGTCTCCATTGATCCCCTCGAGGAACGCAATGATACGGTCCGCAGATCCTCCAGACTGTTTCCACTATTTCAGCGTGTTAAACGAGAGGCGACGGTTGATACCAACTACACTCCACTCAATCAGTACGAGGAACTGGTATTGGAACCCACCCAGAAGCCCCAAATAGAATCCGATCCAGAACAGGAGACGGAAAGTGGAGTGCCAGTGAACAATTTCATTGCTAATCTGGCAGATAATGTCAAGTTCAGCGGTGGCACCGATCCCGGTGACAACTTGGAAGAGAACAGTATTGGCCAGGCTCCGGAACAGGAGGCGAATACCGGAAAGGGCAAGCTACCGGGCTTCCATGTAACCTACTGGATGTTCTATCCCTACAGTCAGGGAAAGACCATGTGCACCGTGAGTCTGGGGCCACTTGGCAGGATTCCCTTCCCCGCGGTGTATGGATATTGTCTGGGCAATCGCAAGGATATCGGCAGCCATGTTGGCGACTGGGAGCACATGAGCCTGTATTTCAATGGGGACGCAGAACCCCAGGCCATGTATGTGTCTGCCCACGATGCGGGTGCCTATTACAGCTATAACCGGCTGACGGGATCCTTCGAGTTCCGCCGCCAGGAGACACGCAAAGGTATCTTGCAGCGTCCAAACTTTCCCAAAACGGTGACGACATTCAAGAACCATCCGGTTCTATTTGCCGCCAAGGGTTCACATGGTCTGTGGACAGCACCAGGCAAGCACCGTTTTGTCAAGGTGGCTCGCTTGTATGACATCAATGGGTTTGGAACGCCATGGAACACTTGGAAGGATGTGGATATAAGCTACGAGAACCTGAGATCTTATG GTCGGTCACTGGTTCCTGATTGGCTCACGTATCGAGGCAAATGGGGAAATCCTAAAAGCCATTGTCATCCTTTCCGGCGGATTGGTCTGAATTTCTGTGAATTTACAGACGGACCCACGGGAATACCCCTCAAGGAACCCCACTTTGAATGCGGTGCTGACTATCGTTGA